From the uncultured Trichococcus sp. genome, one window contains:
- a CDS encoding transposase, which translates to MSFRENPAHQMNLLDDRFTSQSERTQKIILRSWAKPFAEHIFPKINEQRFAPLYSDNLSSRPNTPVNILVSLMLIQEMFQLTDDDIVEAVTCDIRFQYAIHTTSLLEQPISDRSLSRFRERNCLYFQKTGKDLIQAEIESLALVMCNVLDVNSSIFRMDSIMVEANCRKMSRMETLYTAIQKVVKNITIKEGVALPDNFTHYCETSDHNDLFYHSKATSTTDKLERLIEDTSTLLTYATTYGQLPKVIDSFGILATIFNQQTEISNGNRVWKNGKDCLPSQIQNPADTDATYREKQGDHIGYVGNMLETVDPNGKIIIVADYQKNSYSDVQFCKDALDKLGEQEQPAKLITDGAYGSDEARKKASKLNIELITTNLVGKKTDSCKGQFVMNEDMNAITHCPMGQSPEKCSYWDHEGGTFRLTMEKEKCQDCPLRDRCGIKFQKRVATIQILKNTIHLARYKLLLLTPEYKAYARIRNGVEAIPSLLRRKYRVDCIPVHGLVRTKLRFFMKIGAINVKRMIKSLEIKAKLA; encoded by the coding sequence ATGTCATTCCGAGAAAACCCAGCGCATCAGATGAACTTGTTGGATGATCGTTTCACTTCACAATCCGAACGCACACAGAAAATCATCTTGCGTTCATGGGCAAAACCCTTTGCAGAACATATTTTCCCAAAAATCAACGAGCAACGTTTTGCGCCGCTATATAGCGATAATTTATCTTCAAGACCAAATACACCAGTCAATATCCTCGTTTCTCTTATGCTCATCCAAGAAATGTTCCAGTTAACAGATGATGATATTGTCGAAGCAGTAACCTGTGACATCCGTTTTCAATATGCTATCCATACAACTAGTTTGCTGGAACAACCCATCAGCGACCGTAGTCTGAGTCGGTTTCGCGAACGCAATTGCCTATACTTCCAAAAAACCGGAAAAGATCTCATACAAGCGGAAATTGAATCTTTGGCTCTTGTTATGTGTAACGTTTTAGATGTCAATTCCTCTATTTTTCGGATGGACAGTATCATGGTTGAAGCTAATTGTAGAAAAATGTCCCGTATGGAAACTTTATACACTGCCATCCAAAAGGTTGTCAAAAATATCACCATAAAGGAAGGTGTAGCTCTTCCTGACAATTTCACCCATTATTGTGAAACATCAGACCATAATGATCTTTTCTATCATTCAAAAGCTACCTCTACCACTGATAAATTGGAGCGCTTAATTGAGGATACCAGCACCTTGTTGACATACGCTACTACTTACGGACAATTACCAAAGGTAATTGACTCTTTTGGAATTCTGGCTACCATTTTTAATCAACAAACTGAAATCAGCAATGGAAACAGAGTATGGAAAAACGGAAAGGATTGCCTACCTAGTCAAATCCAAAATCCTGCTGATACTGATGCAACTTATCGCGAAAAGCAAGGTGATCATATTGGATATGTAGGGAATATGCTGGAAACCGTCGATCCAAATGGTAAAATCATCATAGTGGCCGACTACCAAAAAAACAGTTATAGTGACGTACAATTTTGTAAAGATGCATTAGATAAATTAGGTGAACAAGAACAACCCGCAAAACTAATTACAGATGGTGCCTACGGATCAGATGAGGCACGCAAGAAAGCTTCGAAATTAAATATAGAATTGATTACAACCAATTTAGTAGGTAAAAAAACGGATTCTTGTAAAGGTCAATTCGTAATGAACGAAGATATGAATGCAATCACCCACTGTCCTATGGGACAGTCCCCAGAAAAGTGCAGTTATTGGGATCATGAAGGCGGCACCTTCCGGCTAACAATGGAAAAAGAAAAATGTCAAGACTGTCCCTTGAGAGACCGTTGTGGGATTAAATTTCAAAAGAGAGTAGCTACTATCCAGATCCTAAAAAATACAATTCACTTGGCGCGGTATAAACTTCTCCTCCTAACACCAGAATATAAAGCTTATGCACGTATCCGAAATGGTGTAGAAGCAATCCCATCCCTGTTGCGAAGAAAGTATCGCGTAGATTGTATACCAGTACATGGTTTAGTGCGGACAAAATTAAGATTTTTCATGAAAATAGGAGCAATTAATGTGAAAAGAATGATAAAGAGTCTGGAAATTAAAGCAAAGCTGGCTTAA
- a CDS encoding alpha-galactosidase, whose translation MPIHIHQQGKLFHLTNQKISYIMQELEDGSLGNLYFGKKVADRTDFSHLIESAYRPNTAYASQEDFSFSREHVRQEFPVYGTTDFRHPAISVLHENGSRVSAFQVKEHAVHSGKKQLAGLPATYAESPEEATTLEIILEDSLAGVVVVLSYTLYEERPVVTRSVRVRNSGQKSVQLERLLSMNLDLPDAEYELLQLSGAWGRERHPYFRRLVPGIQSVESARGSSSHYQNPFIALKRPDATEQSGEVLGFSFVYSGNFLAQVEVDTYNVARVSMGINPFGFGWLLEPGQTFQTPEVVMVHSGNGLNGMSQTFHSLYRQRLARGTWRDKERPILINNWEATGMDFTEQQLLDFAETAYEDGVELFVLDDGWFGGRRHEQAGLGDWFVNRELLPEGIDGLAEKIEAIGLRFGLWFEPEMVNADSDLFRAHPDWIIHAPGRPVSHGRHQYVLDFTRSEVVDHIYAMISKILREAKISYVKWDMNRCITEAYSPSLPAERQGEVFHRYMLGVYDLYERLTSEFPEILFEFCASGGGRFDPGMIYYSPQGWTSDDTDAVERLKIQYGTSFVYPLSSMGAHVSAAPNEQLHRYTPLETRGNVSAFGSFGYELDLNKLTEQEREIVKVQITFIKKYRKTIHNGTFYRLMSPFDGNYCAWMVVSEDNRTVLVGQYKVLNEVNAPFRRLHLIGLDPSIEYVDISDGKGYYGDELMHIGLVTSDASCGQVLDGRKPSCDFDSKIYIFEAK comes from the coding sequence ATGCCAATTCATATTCATCAACAAGGGAAATTATTTCATCTGACCAATCAGAAAATCAGTTACATCATGCAGGAACTGGAGGATGGCAGTCTTGGGAATCTTTATTTCGGAAAAAAGGTAGCCGACAGAACGGATTTCAGCCATCTGATCGAATCGGCGTATCGGCCAAACACTGCCTACGCCAGCCAGGAGGACTTCTCTTTTTCGAGGGAGCATGTGCGCCAGGAATTTCCGGTCTACGGGACGACCGATTTCCGCCACCCGGCCATCAGCGTGCTGCACGAGAACGGCAGCCGCGTGTCCGCCTTCCAAGTGAAAGAACACGCTGTCCATTCGGGTAAGAAACAACTCGCAGGATTGCCGGCCACTTATGCCGAATCGCCGGAAGAGGCGACCACTTTGGAAATTATTTTGGAGGATTCCCTGGCAGGGGTGGTCGTCGTGCTGAGCTATACGCTCTATGAGGAACGTCCGGTCGTGACGAGATCCGTGCGTGTGCGGAATTCTGGCCAGAAAAGTGTGCAGCTGGAACGTTTGCTGAGCATGAACCTGGATCTGCCCGATGCAGAATACGAACTGCTGCAGTTGTCGGGTGCTTGGGGGCGGGAACGTCATCCCTACTTCCGTCGGTTGGTTCCGGGTATCCAAAGTGTCGAAAGCGCGAGAGGATCATCCAGCCACTACCAAAATCCGTTCATTGCTTTGAAAAGACCGGATGCCACCGAACAATCCGGAGAGGTCCTGGGATTCAGTTTCGTTTATTCCGGTAATTTCTTGGCGCAAGTGGAAGTGGATACCTACAATGTTGCGCGCGTCAGTATGGGGATCAATCCGTTCGGCTTCGGCTGGTTGCTTGAACCAGGACAAACCTTCCAGACACCGGAAGTCGTGATGGTGCACAGCGGAAATGGATTGAACGGCATGAGCCAAACTTTCCACAGCCTCTACCGCCAACGGTTGGCAAGAGGGACGTGGCGCGATAAGGAACGTCCGATTTTGATCAATAACTGGGAAGCGACCGGGATGGATTTCACGGAACAGCAATTGCTGGATTTTGCCGAAACGGCTTATGAAGACGGGGTTGAACTGTTCGTTCTGGATGATGGCTGGTTCGGTGGCCGGCGTCATGAGCAAGCTGGACTGGGAGATTGGTTCGTCAACAGGGAACTGTTGCCGGAGGGGATTGACGGCTTGGCTGAAAAAATCGAAGCGATCGGCTTGCGGTTCGGGCTATGGTTCGAGCCGGAAATGGTGAATGCGGATAGTGATCTTTTCCGGGCCCATCCGGATTGGATCATCCATGCACCGGGAAGACCGGTTTCCCACGGGCGCCACCAATATGTCCTTGATTTCACCCGCTCTGAAGTAGTCGATCATATTTACGCCATGATTTCCAAGATATTGCGCGAAGCCAAAATTTCTTATGTGAAATGGGATATGAACCGCTGTATCACTGAGGCTTATTCGCCTAGCCTTCCTGCCGAGAGACAGGGTGAGGTGTTCCATCGCTACATGTTGGGCGTCTATGACCTGTATGAACGTCTGACATCCGAGTTTCCGGAAATTCTTTTTGAATTTTGCGCTTCCGGGGGAGGTCGCTTTGATCCTGGGATGATCTATTATTCTCCGCAAGGATGGACCAGTGACGATACGGATGCAGTTGAGCGATTGAAAATCCAGTACGGCACTTCTTTTGTTTACCCCTTGAGCTCGATGGGAGCGCATGTTTCCGCAGCTCCTAACGAACAGCTTCACCGTTACACACCATTGGAGACGCGCGGGAATGTTTCGGCATTCGGTTCATTCGGTTATGAGTTGGATCTGAACAAGCTGACGGAACAGGAGAGGGAAATCGTCAAGGTACAGATCACGTTCATCAAAAAGTACCGCAAAACCATCCACAACGGTACTTTCTACCGTCTCATGAGCCCATTCGACGGGAATTATTGTGCATGGATGGTCGTTTCCGAAGATAACCGGACGGTGCTGGTGGGCCAATATAAAGTTCTGAATGAAGTCAATGCGCCTTTCAGAAGACTGCATTTGATCGGATTGGATCCTTCGATCGAGTACGTCGACATTTCCGATGGGAAGGGCTATTACGGGGATGAACTGATGCATATCGGCTTGGTGACAAGTGATGCTTCCTGCGGTCAGGTTCTCGATGGAAGAAAACCTTCTTGTGACTTCGATTCGAAAATTTATATATTCGAAGCAAAATAA
- a CDS encoding glycoside hydrolase family 1 protein, with protein MQANKNAFPKDFLWGSASAAYQVEGAWDEDGKGPSIWDEFVKVPGTTYKNTNGDVAVDHYHRVEEDVRLMAEMGLKTYRFSIAWARIFPTSMDEVNQKGLDFYHKLIDLCLENNVEPMVTIYHWDLPLFLQEKYRGWESREIIADFKKYAVTLFEAYGSKVKYWITINEQNIFTRMGWLTAQHPPKMSGEEKLYYQVNHNVFLAHAEAVLAFQDLVPDGMIGASFALHPSYAIDCKPKNVVAKMDYDDLKNYWWMDVYAYGRYPKAAMKYLQTKGVAPEFESGDAELLAEAAKHVDFMGVNYYRSDTVEYNPMDGVDSSGVFNTTGEKGSMTIPGVPGLYKNPLNPNLPTTDWDWTIDPIGIRVGCRDITSRYDLPIIISENGLGAFDTLEEDGSIHDPYRIAYLSEHLKEIKLAIEEGSEVLAYCTWSFTDLLSWLNGYQKRYGFVYVDQYEEAVEPSLNRYKKDSYFWYKDVIASDGKTLFDKA; from the coding sequence ATGCAAGCAAACAAAAATGCTTTTCCGAAGGATTTCCTGTGGGGTAGCGCATCAGCAGCCTATCAGGTGGAAGGCGCGTGGGACGAGGACGGCAAAGGCCCTTCGATCTGGGATGAATTCGTGAAAGTGCCCGGCACCACCTACAAAAATACCAACGGTGATGTTGCGGTCGATCATTACCATCGCGTGGAAGAAGATGTCCGTTTGATGGCGGAAATGGGGCTGAAAACCTATCGTTTCTCGATCGCTTGGGCACGGATTTTCCCGACTTCCATGGATGAAGTGAACCAGAAAGGCTTGGATTTCTACCACAAGCTGATCGATCTGTGCCTGGAAAACAACGTCGAGCCGATGGTGACGATCTATCACTGGGATCTGCCGCTGTTCCTGCAGGAAAAATACCGCGGTTGGGAAAGCAGGGAAATCATCGCCGACTTCAAGAAATACGCAGTGACTTTGTTCGAGGCGTACGGCAGCAAAGTGAAATACTGGATCACAATCAACGAGCAGAACATTTTCACACGGATGGGCTGGCTGACGGCGCAGCATCCGCCGAAAATGAGCGGCGAAGAAAAACTCTACTACCAAGTCAACCATAATGTCTTCCTTGCGCATGCCGAAGCTGTGCTCGCCTTCCAGGATCTGGTTCCGGACGGCATGATCGGCGCGAGCTTCGCCCTGCATCCGAGCTACGCCATCGACTGCAAGCCGAAAAATGTCGTAGCCAAAATGGATTACGACGATCTGAAAAACTATTGGTGGATGGATGTTTACGCGTATGGGCGCTATCCGAAAGCGGCCATGAAGTACCTGCAGACTAAAGGCGTGGCGCCTGAATTTGAATCGGGCGATGCGGAATTGCTGGCGGAAGCCGCCAAGCACGTCGACTTCATGGGCGTCAACTATTACCGCAGCGATACGGTCGAGTACAATCCGATGGACGGCGTCGACAGCAGCGGCGTGTTCAACACGACCGGCGAGAAAGGTTCGATGACCATTCCGGGCGTTCCCGGCTTGTACAAGAATCCGCTGAATCCGAATCTGCCGACGACCGATTGGGATTGGACCATCGACCCTATCGGCATCCGCGTCGGTTGCCGCGACATCACCAGCCGCTATGACCTGCCGATCATCATTTCCGAAAACGGACTCGGCGCTTTCGACACGCTCGAGGAGGACGGAAGCATCCATGACCCTTATCGGATCGCCTATCTGTCGGAACACCTGAAGGAGATCAAACTGGCGATCGAAGAAGGCTCGGAAGTGCTCGCATACTGCACATGGTCGTTCACCGATCTGCTCAGCTGGCTGAACGGCTACCAAAAACGCTACGGCTTCGTCTATGTCGACCAGTACGAAGAAGCCGTCGAACCTTCCCTGAATCGCTACAAGAAGGACAGCTACTTCTGGTACAAGGACGTCATCGCCAGCGACGGAAAAACGCTGTTCGACAAAGCATAA
- a CDS encoding DMT family transporter has product MKNMYYAGLVFLGGCCYGILSTFVKIAYANGFSSAAVTGAQYLFGTMMLWLVLQFTKKEKLSVKEAVKLLSSGIPFGLTGIFYYQALQSLSASLAIVFLFQFVWIGSVIEWLVYRLVPDKTKLVSIVVLLFGSLLAADVFSSSSTFTVIGLIWGILAAVSFATFLFLSSAVGSQLPPVQKSALLATGASILVSICYPPVFILEGTMFFSLAPYGLLLGLFGVMLPPLLYSIGMPRVGPSLGTILTSSELPVAILMSSVVLSEPIPAVKWIGVIFILVGISLNSLKDSKKTGMLKKTGYQ; this is encoded by the coding sequence ATGAAAAATATGTATTATGCAGGACTTGTTTTTTTGGGGGGATGCTGTTATGGCATTCTTTCGACTTTTGTGAAAATAGCATATGCGAACGGATTTAGTTCTGCTGCCGTGACGGGTGCGCAGTACTTGTTCGGTACGATGATGTTGTGGCTTGTTTTACAGTTTACAAAAAAGGAAAAGCTTTCCGTAAAGGAGGCGGTGAAACTTTTGTCATCAGGCATCCCTTTCGGTTTGACCGGAATCTTTTATTATCAAGCACTGCAATCATTGAGTGCCTCATTAGCGATTGTATTCCTTTTTCAATTTGTTTGGATCGGATCAGTGATCGAGTGGCTGGTTTACAGACTTGTTCCGGATAAAACGAAGCTAGTGTCGATAGTCGTGCTTTTGTTCGGTTCATTATTGGCGGCAGACGTTTTTTCGAGCAGTTCAACATTCACGGTAATAGGCTTAATCTGGGGGATTTTGGCAGCAGTAAGTTTCGCAACCTTCCTGTTTTTGAGCAGTGCTGTCGGGAGTCAACTCCCTCCTGTTCAAAAAAGTGCCTTGCTGGCTACTGGCGCGAGCATACTCGTGTCCATTTGTTATCCGCCGGTCTTTATCCTTGAGGGTACGATGTTCTTCAGCCTTGCTCCATACGGCCTGCTTCTTGGTCTTTTCGGTGTAATGCTGCCTCCGTTGCTTTATTCGATCGGAATGCCGCGTGTTGGACCTAGCCTAGGAACGATTTTGACATCTTCCGAACTTCCCGTAGCGATACTGATGTCCTCAGTCGTATTATCAGAGCCAATCCCGGCCGTAAAATGGATTGGCGTTATTTTTATTTTGGTAGGCATCAGTCTGAATAGTTTGAAAGATTCGAAAAAGACGGGAATGCTAAAAAAGACAGGATACCAGTGA
- a CDS encoding 6-phospho-beta-glucosidase: MKFPENFLWGGATSAVQCEGGYDKGGRGLANVDLVPVGQDRYAVGSGELPANDFDPQAFYPTKSAIDLYHNYKEDIALLGEMGFKVYRFSISWTRIFPNGDEKEPNQEGLQFYKNIIKECGKYGIEPLVTISHFECPMGLVEKFGGWRDRRMVEEYAKYAKTLFEEFQGSVKYWITFNEINMVLHLPFVAAGIRFDEGENRNQVMITAVHHQLVASALATKLAHEIDPDNQIGCMMAAGPHYPETCKPQDYWKALEDDRENYMFIDVQSWGYYPQYTLNWVAKRNAEIPFNEGDRELLRNHPVDFVSFSYYSSHVSTSEENRTDVTPGNVFQSIVNPHLKSSEWGWQIDPLGLRITLNLLSDRYRKPLFIVENGLGAKDRIEDNGKIQDDYRINYLQEHILAMRDAVCEDGIDLIGYTTWGCIDLVSNTSGEMEKRYGFVYVDLDNEGAGTRNRLKKDSFEWYKKVIASNGECL, from the coding sequence ATGAAGTTTCCAGAAAATTTTTTATGGGGTGGGGCCACATCGGCTGTACAATGTGAAGGAGGTTACGATAAAGGGGGAAGAGGATTGGCTAATGTGGATCTGGTACCCGTGGGTCAAGACAGATACGCTGTAGGCAGCGGGGAGTTGCCTGCAAATGATTTTGATCCACAGGCATTCTACCCAACAAAGTCGGCAATTGATCTGTATCATAACTACAAGGAGGACATCGCCCTCCTAGGAGAAATGGGTTTTAAGGTCTACAGATTTTCTATATCATGGACAAGGATTTTCCCGAATGGCGATGAGAAAGAACCCAATCAGGAAGGCCTTCAATTTTACAAGAATATCATCAAGGAATGCGGGAAATATGGCATCGAGCCTCTTGTCACAATCAGCCACTTTGAATGTCCGATGGGTTTGGTTGAAAAATTTGGAGGCTGGCGGGACCGGCGGATGGTTGAAGAATATGCCAAATACGCAAAAACGCTCTTTGAAGAATTCCAAGGATCAGTGAAATATTGGATTACTTTTAATGAAATCAATATGGTTCTTCATTTGCCTTTTGTGGCGGCAGGGATTCGTTTCGATGAAGGGGAGAATAGGAATCAGGTCATGATTACAGCTGTCCATCATCAATTGGTGGCGAGCGCGTTGGCCACCAAACTAGCGCATGAAATCGATCCGGATAATCAGATCGGATGCATGATGGCTGCGGGGCCTCACTATCCAGAAACCTGCAAACCCCAGGATTATTGGAAGGCTTTGGAAGATGATAGAGAAAATTATATGTTTATTGACGTCCAAAGTTGGGGGTATTATCCGCAATACACGTTGAATTGGGTAGCAAAAAGAAATGCTGAGATACCTTTTAATGAGGGAGATCGAGAACTGTTGCGCAATCATCCGGTTGATTTTGTCAGCTTTTCCTACTATTCCTCACATGTCAGCACTTCAGAGGAGAACAGAACGGATGTTACCCCTGGGAATGTATTCCAATCGATAGTGAACCCACATTTGAAGTCGAGTGAGTGGGGATGGCAAATCGATCCGCTTGGTCTTAGGATCACTTTGAATTTGCTGAGTGATCGGTATCGAAAACCGTTGTTCATCGTGGAAAACGGCCTGGGTGCTAAGGACAGGATTGAGGACAATGGCAAAATCCAAGATGATTATCGTATCAATTATTTGCAGGAACATATCCTGGCTATGCGTGACGCGGTATGTGAAGACGGCATCGATCTGATCGGCTATACGACCTGGGGATGCATTGACCTTGTGTCGAATACTTCCGGGGAAATGGAGAAACGTTACGGTTTCGTTTACGTTGATCTCGACAATGAAGGGGCCGGGACAAGGAATAGGCTCAAAAAAGATTCGTTTGAATGGTACAAAAAGGTGATCGCTTCAAATGGGGAATGTTTGTGA
- a CDS encoding CarD family transcriptional regulator: MYKVNDLIVYGNEGVCRVEAIEVMNVTAVANDRLYYVLKPLYRNGTVFTPVDTKVFMRPVISADDAQEIIEQIPTIETDILYSSANLLSEHYDKAMERHDCKYLIQVIKTVYLKNQIAATKNKKVSETDRRYMKKAEEMLYGEFAVVLEMPKNDVKAYVEEKVSAIESIK; the protein is encoded by the coding sequence ATGTACAAAGTTAATGATTTGATAGTGTATGGAAACGAAGGGGTCTGCCGAGTCGAAGCGATCGAAGTTATGAATGTCACTGCTGTCGCAAATGATCGTCTCTATTATGTTCTGAAGCCCCTGTATCGGAACGGAACAGTATTCACACCCGTTGATACGAAAGTATTTATGCGTCCCGTTATTTCGGCCGATGACGCACAAGAAATCATCGAACAGATTCCGACAATCGAAACGGATATCCTATACAGCAGCGCGAATCTGCTTTCCGAACATTATGATAAAGCCATGGAACGCCATGATTGCAAATACCTGATCCAAGTGATCAAAACGGTCTACCTCAAGAACCAGATCGCTGCCACAAAAAATAAAAAGGTTTCTGAAACCGACAGACGCTACATGAAGAAAGCCGAAGAAATGCTTTACGGCGAATTCGCTGTCGTGCTGGAGATGCCAAAAAACGACGTAAAAGCTTACGTCGAAGAAAAAGTTTCGGCAATCGAATCAATCAAATAG
- a CDS encoding alpha/beta hydrolase encodes MTKGTSYLTRNDTLGTMVANPAFRGFGHLLLPWNDRADFDLPLSRIARLLPYHSQVDVDTVVQALNRMIAAADAGEQIFFDIYSEEEKAKDPEKRQTGLFCFRGKAGSPFAVIAPGGGFAYVGSVHEGFPFAAKIAEHGYHAFVLRYRLGNRKATEDMAAAIDFIEEHAAELGIDRQNYSLWGGSAGARIVANISANGARAYGGETVIRPRAVVMAYTGHSGYSENDAPTFSIVGANDYIANPEVMRRRAQKMKGLGIPVAFNVVAGLGHGFGLGTGTKAEGWIDEAVRFWEEQME; translated from the coding sequence ATGACAAAAGGAACTTCATACCTCACCAGAAACGATACGCTCGGAACAATGGTTGCTAACCCGGCTTTCCGTGGATTCGGCCACTTGCTGCTGCCGTGGAACGACAGGGCGGATTTTGATCTGCCGTTATCGAGGATCGCCAGGCTTTTGCCGTATCACAGCCAGGTGGATGTGGATACAGTCGTGCAGGCGCTCAATCGGATGATCGCTGCCGCGGATGCGGGCGAACAGATTTTCTTTGATATTTATTCGGAAGAAGAAAAAGCCAAGGATCCTGAAAAAAGGCAGACCGGCTTGTTCTGCTTTCGCGGCAAAGCCGGATCGCCTTTTGCAGTAATCGCTCCCGGAGGCGGCTTTGCTTATGTCGGGTCCGTGCATGAAGGTTTCCCGTTTGCCGCGAAAATCGCCGAGCATGGTTATCATGCGTTTGTGCTCCGCTACCGTCTGGGGAACCGGAAGGCAACCGAAGACATGGCTGCGGCCATCGATTTCATCGAAGAGCATGCGGCCGAATTGGGCATCGATAGACAGAACTATTCGCTCTGGGGCGGTTCAGCCGGAGCCCGCATCGTTGCCAACATCAGTGCCAATGGTGCGCGTGCTTATGGAGGGGAAACAGTCATTAGACCGCGAGCAGTCGTTATGGCCTACACCGGGCATTCGGGCTATTCGGAAAATGATGCGCCGACTTTCAGCATCGTAGGTGCGAACGACTACATTGCCAACCCGGAAGTCATGCGCAGAAGAGCGCAGAAAATGAAAGGGCTAGGGATACCGGTCGCTTTCAATGTGGTTGCAGGATTGGGGCATGGCTTCGGACTGGGCACCGGCACGAAGGCGGAAGGCTGGATCGATGAGGCGGTCCGCTTTTGGGAAGAACAAATGGAATAG
- a CDS encoding aldo/keto reductase — MQTVKLNNGVEIPVLGFGTFQITDPVEAEQSVIAAIKAGYRHIDTAQSYMNEEAVGRGIANSGVPREELFVTTKVWVENVSYEGVKASIERSLKRLGLDYVDMLLIHQPYNDVHGAWRAMEELQEEGKIRAIGVSNFAVDRAVDLATFNKVVPQMDQIEINPFHQRIEVIAALREEGIMPEAWAPFAEGKNDIFNNEVLVAIGKKYNKSVAQVITRWLVEQDIVVLAKSTKPERMAENLDVFDFALTDEDKAQIATLDEGESQFFSHADPKIIKWLAERKMGV; from the coding sequence ATGCAAACAGTAAAATTAAACAACGGTGTTGAGATTCCAGTTTTAGGCTTCGGTACTTTTCAGATTACCGATCCTGTTGAGGCAGAACAATCCGTCATTGCAGCAATCAAAGCGGGCTATCGTCATATCGATACAGCCCAGTCGTACATGAATGAAGAAGCGGTCGGACGCGGCATCGCAAATTCCGGCGTGCCGCGCGAAGAACTTTTTGTGACGACCAAAGTTTGGGTGGAAAATGTTTCCTATGAAGGTGTGAAAGCTTCGATCGAGCGCTCACTCAAGCGTCTGGGGTTGGACTACGTCGATATGCTTTTGATTCACCAACCATACAACGATGTCCATGGAGCTTGGAGAGCAATGGAGGAATTGCAGGAGGAAGGGAAAATCCGCGCAATTGGCGTTTCCAACTTCGCCGTCGATCGTGCAGTGGATTTAGCGACCTTCAACAAAGTCGTTCCGCAGATGGACCAGATTGAAATCAATCCGTTCCACCAGCGCATCGAGGTCATCGCAGCGTTGAGAGAAGAAGGCATCATGCCGGAAGCTTGGGCACCTTTTGCGGAAGGCAAAAATGACATTTTCAACAACGAAGTGCTGGTCGCCATCGGGAAAAAATACAACAAATCAGTGGCGCAAGTCATCACCCGCTGGTTGGTGGAGCAGGACATCGTTGTTTTGGCAAAATCGACCAAACCGGAACGGATGGCTGAAAACCTGGATGTGTTCGACTTCGCCTTGACGGATGAAGACAAAGCGCAGATCGCGACTCTTGATGAGGGCGAAAGCCAATTCTTCTCACATGCCGACCCTAAAATCATCAAATGGTTGGCGGAAAGAAAAATGGGCGTTTAA
- a CDS encoding MerR family transcriptional regulator: MNSKEVALMFDLPIDTIRYYERVGVIPPITRDKNGYRIYAKWDLNWIFLAKSLRKAGLSIESLIEFATLAQSKESNVRAAQKQILQDQLTEINAKLEEMMHARDLLEYKIETFDDHVAKINAGKLSDDEVEELWTMKHFKKQEIPLAVE, from the coding sequence ATGAACAGTAAAGAAGTAGCGCTGATGTTCGACCTGCCGATCGATACGATCCGATATTATGAGAGGGTGGGTGTGATTCCGCCGATAACGCGCGACAAAAATGGCTACCGCATCTACGCCAAATGGGACCTCAATTGGATTTTTCTGGCAAAGAGTTTGCGCAAAGCGGGCTTGTCGATCGAGTCGCTGATCGAATTCGCAACCTTGGCGCAATCAAAGGAGAGTAATGTTCGGGCAGCCCAAAAACAGATTCTGCAGGATCAGTTGACGGAAATCAATGCCAAGCTGGAAGAGATGATGCATGCGAGGGATCTGCTGGAGTACAAGATCGAGACGTTTGATGATCATGTCGCTAAAATCAATGCCGGCAAACTGAGTGATGACGAGGTTGAAGAGCTCTGGACAATGAAACATTTCAAAAAACAGGAAATACCGCTTGCTGTGGAGTAA